From one Bacteroidales bacterium genomic stretch:
- a CDS encoding iron-containing alcohol dehydrogenase — MNSFTYYNPTKIIFGENTIRRIVQEIPSDAVVLMTYGGGSIKKNGAYDQVKKALKNYEVLEFGGIEANPQYSTLMKAVELCRDKQVDFLLAVGGGSVIDGTKFIAAAVPFEGDPWDMPAKGAKIKKALPFGAVLTLPATGSEMNAFAVVSRKEIGKKLSFGAPPHTFPRFSVLDPTFTRTLSARQRGNGVTDAFIHVTEQYLTYPQGAAVQDRMAEGILKVLIDEGPEYVKESGDMKAAANIVWAASMALNGLLATGVVTDWATHSIGHELTVLHNIDHARTLAVIWPGMMKVMKEEKKGKLLQFAQRVWDIRAGSEQEQIEEGIRRTEEFFNSLQVPTRLSDYDLGEDTIDRIIENLKDNGFTALGEQKKVTPEKIRSILSGRL; from the coding sequence ATGAATAGTTTCACGTATTACAACCCCACAAAGATTATTTTTGGTGAAAACACCATCCGCCGAATCGTCCAGGAAATCCCATCAGACGCTGTCGTGCTGATGACTTACGGTGGAGGATCGATTAAAAAAAATGGTGCTTACGACCAGGTAAAAAAAGCTTTAAAAAATTATGAGGTTCTCGAATTTGGCGGCATAGAAGCCAATCCACAATACAGCACGCTGATGAAAGCGGTGGAGCTTTGTCGCGATAAGCAAGTTGATTTTCTGCTGGCTGTTGGCGGTGGCTCTGTGATCGACGGCACCAAGTTTATTGCTGCCGCCGTGCCTTTTGAAGGCGATCCCTGGGATATGCCGGCCAAAGGTGCCAAAATAAAAAAAGCTTTGCCATTCGGAGCTGTCCTTACTTTGCCGGCCACCGGCAGCGAGATGAATGCCTTTGCTGTGGTGTCGCGTAAGGAAATTGGGAAGAAACTTTCTTTTGGCGCACCGCCGCATACATTCCCACGTTTTTCTGTACTCGATCCCACTTTTACTCGAACACTCTCCGCACGGCAGCGCGGCAACGGCGTAACGGATGCTTTCATCCATGTCACCGAACAATACCTCACCTATCCGCAGGGTGCCGCGGTGCAGGATCGCATGGCCGAAGGAATTCTGAAAGTGCTTATCGATGAGGGTCCGGAATATGTCAAAGAATCAGGAGATATGAAGGCTGCTGCCAATATTGTATGGGCGGCGAGCATGGCACTCAATGGGCTGCTGGCCACCGGCGTGGTAACTGATTGGGCTACGCACAGCATCGGGCACGAACTTACGGTGCTGCACAATATCGATCACGCGCGCACTCTGGCGGTGATTTGGCCGGGGATGATGAAAGTGATGAAAGAAGAAAAGAAAGGCAAGCTGCTGCAGTTTGCACAGCGTGTGTGGGATATCCGGGCGGGAAGTGAGCAGGAACAGATAGAAGAGGGTATCCGGCGCACCGAAGAATTTTTTAATTCACTGCAAGTGCCCACAAGGCTTTCTGACTATGACCTGGGCGAAGATACCATCGACAGGATTATCGAAAACCTCAAGGATAATGGCTTTACAGCACTGGGAGAGCAAAAAAAGGTTACCCCCGAAAAGATTCGCAGCATCCTCAGCGGTCGGCTTTAG
- a CDS encoding carboxypeptidase regulatory-like domain-containing protein, with translation MNKKYLIFMVLLMGFVPFVVAQNYWLQKTINDPQTGRSIETTTTTVPPGMPDGKLMGDPSMAPGINWQFTDPAGIGSRVVVDDEQGFTFNSWWLNNERVSLWDDSNVPLWEMPVPTEWEYPIDMTSDGMFVNVAFDNSVYIYNTATQALVWELTIPGQAVATFLSEDGAMLYVLENEGDAKCLASAYEVGNTTPLWQTGFISSATIAAASGDRSRLAVCQYSGANKLWVIDTETGEVIFDAGYKNQNPPAFSYDGNILLNGDYSGYAYLYKYNEELNTYEEQWYFKVGGGGSSAWVVGMAVSADGTTAAIGTLVFLSGGSDGEIYLFDTYSPVPRWVYGNCGDEIAAVSLSDDGAMLAAAGYGPLDQSKPDAYIFRRESNEPIFTLTTPGSFFDVDMSGDGMMCSATGKAVHAGQMGSGGLLYNLNTNPGGGALAGSINEDLAKIEIEGIDDYYNYSENGEYLIRFIPAGTYTVRASKVGFYPVTVENVVITEGGQANLDFTLEATGDAPYHLMATQGAALSVDLWWDYDNPSNIEGFNIYRKTIELAQFPEEPIATVGNTALEFSDTEALPLTTYYYAVTAKFSGDVQSPYSEVAEGFTATGFVIDNISVYVGSTPVIDGTISEGEWDDAFVMDASDFLGINDNTPNPVGSVTMYYKMNEAMTELYVACINTNDTVLEDHDEVALYIDDNNDGVYPAPGDNSEGNYWAVYYAAGNEIRYRPIYNTGGVGDVVLLENPQIEVSIATGVVVYEFMIPIGDDADWKISPNEDNQSGLFLFVLDDPIEKDGYWPAENLQVFDPVGYGTITFGAEDLMPEPPQNGFIWWDRAEAPITVLLSWDYPEMNDFDHFNVFIHRDGNSELVAETIGSQLVYVTDNNDYATFTVTTVDQAQNESEESEPLIFDVTVGISQPELEIQAQVYPNPSSGEVTVAFATAFATRCNIEVLAPNGTLLEVVFDGVLDTGKQQISWQPKEAAPGIYFMRIRTAESTIIRKILMMP, from the coding sequence TATCGAAACCACCACTACCACGGTTCCTCCCGGAATGCCCGACGGAAAACTTATGGGCGATCCTTCAATGGCGCCGGGAATCAACTGGCAGTTTACTGATCCGGCAGGCATCGGGTCGCGCGTTGTGGTAGACGATGAGCAGGGGTTCACCTTCAATTCGTGGTGGCTCAACAACGAACGTGTTTCGCTGTGGGATGATTCCAATGTACCCTTATGGGAAATGCCTGTTCCCACCGAATGGGAATATCCTATCGACATGACCTCCGATGGTATGTTTGTCAATGTTGCTTTCGACAACTCCGTGTACATTTACAATACCGCTACACAAGCGCTGGTGTGGGAGCTGACAATACCTGGACAAGCTGTGGCAACCTTCCTGAGCGAAGATGGAGCTATGCTTTATGTGCTGGAAAACGAAGGTGACGCCAAATGTCTGGCTTCAGCTTATGAGGTTGGCAACACCACTCCATTGTGGCAAACAGGTTTTATTAGTTCAGCTACCATTGCCGCTGCTTCCGGCGACCGTTCCAGATTGGCAGTATGTCAGTATTCCGGTGCCAATAAGCTATGGGTCATTGATACAGAAACTGGAGAAGTGATTTTTGATGCTGGATATAAAAATCAAAACCCGCCTGCTTTTAGTTATGATGGTAACATCCTGCTCAACGGCGACTACAGTGGCTATGCCTATTTGTACAAATACAACGAAGAGCTTAATACCTATGAAGAGCAATGGTATTTTAAAGTAGGTGGCGGTGGAAGCTCGGCATGGGTTGTAGGTATGGCCGTTTCGGCTGACGGCACCACGGCAGCCATTGGCACCCTGGTGTTTTTGTCGGGAGGTTCTGATGGTGAGATTTATCTCTTCGATACCTATTCGCCGGTGCCTCGCTGGGTGTATGGCAATTGCGGTGACGAGATTGCGGCTGTTAGCCTTTCCGACGACGGCGCTATGCTGGCTGCTGCCGGTTACGGTCCCCTTGACCAATCCAAACCCGATGCTTATATCTTCCGTAGAGAATCCAATGAGCCCATCTTCACGCTTACCACGCCTGGTTCCTTCTTCGACGTGGATATGTCGGGCGATGGCATGATGTGCAGCGCGACGGGCAAAGCAGTCCATGCGGGTCAGATGGGTAGCGGCGGATTGCTTTATAACCTCAACACCAATCCAGGCGGCGGCGCTCTTGCCGGCTCAATTAATGAGGATTTGGCTAAAATTGAAATCGAAGGAATCGACGATTATTATAACTACAGCGAAAATGGTGAATATCTCATCAGATTTATCCCTGCCGGTACTTACACCGTACGTGCTTCCAAAGTTGGATTTTATCCGGTAACGGTCGAAAATGTCGTTATCACCGAAGGCGGACAAGCCAATCTCGATTTTACGCTCGAAGCTACCGGCGATGCCCCTTATCATTTGATGGCTACACAGGGTGCCGCACTTTCTGTTGATCTTTGGTGGGATTATGATAATCCTTCAAATATTGAGGGTTTTAATATTTATCGCAAAACCATTGAGTTGGCGCAATTTCCCGAAGAACCCATTGCTACTGTTGGTAACACCGCACTGGAGTTTTCCGACACAGAAGCGCTTCCACTCACCACGTATTATTATGCCGTTACGGCCAAATTCTCAGGTGATGTTCAGTCGCCTTATTCTGAGGTGGCCGAAGGTTTCACAGCAACAGGTTTTGTAATTGATAATATCTCTGTTTATGTAGGTTCCACTCCGGTGATTGACGGAACGATATCGGAAGGCGAATGGGACGACGCTTTTGTAATGGATGCCTCCGATTTCCTGGGCATCAACGACAACACGCCCAATCCGGTGGGAAGCGTGACGATGTATTACAAAATGAACGAAGCCATGACTGAACTTTACGTAGCCTGTATCAACACCAACGATACGGTGCTCGAAGATCACGATGAGGTGGCTTTGTATATCGACGATAACAATGACGGCGTTTATCCTGCTCCCGGCGACAACTCCGAGGGAAACTATTGGGCTGTTTATTATGCTGCCGGAAACGAGATACGCTATCGCCCTATTTACAATACTGGTGGGGTAGGAGACGTGGTGCTGCTCGAAAATCCACAGATTGAAGTATCAATTGCTACGGGTGTGGTGGTGTATGAATTTATGATTCCGATTGGCGATGATGCCGACTGGAAGATTAGTCCCAACGAAGACAACCAAAGCGGGCTATTTTTATTTGTGCTTGACGATCCAATCGAAAAAGACGGATATTGGCCTGCCGAAAATTTGCAAGTTTTTGATCCTGTCGGTTATGGCACCATCACTTTCGGTGCTGAAGATCTGATGCCTGAGCCGCCACAAAATGGTTTCATCTGGTGGGATCGCGCTGAGGCGCCGATCACCGTTTTGCTCTCCTGGGATTATCCCGAAATGAACGACTTCGATCATTTTAATGTATTCATCCATCGCGATGGCAACTCCGAGCTGGTGGCAGAAACCATCGGTTCGCAACTGGTATATGTTACCGACAACAACGATTATGCAACCTTCACGGTAACCACTGTGGATCAAGCGCAAAATGAGTCGGAAGAGTCGGAGCCGCTGATTTTTGATGTTACCGTCGGCATCAGCCAGCCGGAGCTGGAAATACAAGCGCAGGTTTATCCCAATCCTTCGTCCGGAGAGGTTACGGTTGCTTTCGCAACAGCTTTTGCTACCCGTTGCAACATCGAAGTACTGGCTCCCAACGGAACACTTCTGGAGGTGGTTTTTGATGGCGTTTTAGATACCGGAAAACAACAAATTAGCTGGCAGCCGAAGGAAGCAGCTCCGGGCATCTATTTCATGCGCATCCGCACCGCTGAAAGCACCATCATCCGGAAAATACTGATGATGCCGTAA
- the lgt gene encoding prolipoprotein diacylglyceryl transferase produces MLLQYIVWSVNPEIFPGTGIHVRWYGVLFAAAFGFGYLVMLRIFKHEKLPVSMLDKLSMYMLIATVIGARLGHIIFYEADYYLANPIEVLKIWNGGLASHGAAIGILVGLWLFTRKTKKTYFWVMDRIVIVVALGGAFIRLGNLMNSEIIGNITDVPWAFIFTSYDAAPRHPAQIYEALSYLAIFGFLYWIYWRNDGKPRPGFIFGIFLILLFTARFLIEFVKEPQVDFETTMTLNMGQWLSLPFIAVGLVIVLINPIMATLTAIMKIIQRFFKNIKLTLRRILGKIWKSFERRLEEFLKWKRSL; encoded by the coding sequence ATGCTGTTACAATACATTGTCTGGAGCGTGAATCCTGAAATATTTCCCGGAACCGGAATCCATGTGCGATGGTACGGAGTTTTGTTTGCAGCAGCTTTCGGCTTTGGCTATCTGGTGATGCTGCGAATTTTTAAACATGAAAAACTGCCGGTGAGCATGCTCGACAAGCTTTCGATGTATATGCTTATCGCCACGGTGATAGGCGCGCGGCTGGGGCACATTATCTTTTACGAAGCAGATTATTACCTGGCCAATCCTATCGAAGTTCTAAAAATCTGGAACGGCGGACTGGCTTCACATGGTGCCGCCATTGGTATCCTGGTGGGGTTGTGGCTCTTTACACGCAAAACCAAAAAGACCTATTTCTGGGTTATGGATCGCATCGTGATTGTAGTAGCGCTGGGCGGTGCTTTTATTCGTTTGGGCAACCTGATGAACTCCGAAATAATAGGAAACATCACCGACGTGCCCTGGGCTTTTATCTTTACGAGCTACGATGCCGCGCCGCGTCATCCCGCACAAATCTACGAAGCGCTCAGCTATCTGGCCATCTTCGGATTCCTCTATTGGATATACTGGCGTAACGATGGCAAACCCAGGCCAGGATTCATTTTTGGGATATTCTTGATTTTGCTTTTTACGGCGCGCTTCCTCATCGAATTTGTAAAAGAACCCCAGGTAGATTTCGAAACCACCATGACGCTCAACATGGGCCAATGGCTCAGTCTGCCCTTTATTGCCGTTGGATTGGTAATTGTGCTGATAAACCCGATAATGGCGACATTGACAGCTATTATGAAAATAATCCAAAGATTCTTCAAGAATATAAAACTGACATTAAGACGGATATTAGGAAAAATTTGGAAATCTTTTGAGAGGCGGCTAGAAGAATTCTTAAAATGGAAACGAAGTTTATAA
- a CDS encoding HepT-like ribonuclease domain-containing protein — translation MDKEIKTWLYDTLQSIEEIESYYENKPRIYEEYKTDIKTKRAIERNLEIIGEAVNRILKKDPKFILNNAEKIIGTRNRIIHGYDKVSDDLVWSIVIKHLPRLKDEVDGLLSESCGD, via the coding sequence ATGGATAAAGAGATAAAAACATGGCTTTATGATACTTTGCAATCCATCGAAGAGATTGAAAGCTATTATGAAAACAAGCCAAGGATTTATGAAGAATATAAAACGGACATTAAGACTAAGAGGGCTATTGAGCGGAATTTGGAAATCATTGGAGAGGCCGTTAATAGGATTCTAAAAAAAGACCCGAAATTTATACTTAACAATGCCGAAAAAATTATCGGAACCCGAAACCGAATAATTCATGGCTACGACAAAGTTTCTGATGATTTGGTTTGGAGTATTGTAATCAAGCATTTACCCCGGCTAAAAGACGAAGTGGATGGATTGTTGAGCGAATCATGCGGTGATTAA
- the dprA gene encoding DNA-processing protein DprA codes for MLAYQIGITLLPGVGDVIGKKLIAYCGGAEAVFKESREALKKIPGIGSKLIDSIFSHNVLDRAKEEIEFIEKNNIQPLFYLDKQYPARLKNCEDSPIMLYQKGHTDLNTAKVVSIVGTRKATEYGKEICNKIVEGLAGYNVLVLSGLAYGIDTCAHKAALDHGLHTAAVLGHGLDRIYPYLNKPLSEKICDHGALLAEFMSQTLPDRENFPKRNRIIAGMSDAVVVVEAALSGGALITAEIANSYNRDVFSVPGRLGDVFSEGCNKLIKINKAALLQSAEDIAYIMGWQRKENMQTGIQRQLFVELTPLEESIVNMLRNADTLGLDEMSLALSLPVNKVSSTLLTLEFQGLVRALPGSLYRLNR; via the coding sequence ATGTTAGCATATCAAATTGGAATAACGCTGCTACCCGGTGTCGGTGATGTGATTGGCAAAAAGCTCATCGCCTACTGCGGTGGTGCCGAAGCAGTTTTTAAAGAAAGTCGGGAAGCGCTAAAAAAAATCCCCGGCATCGGCAGCAAATTGATCGATTCCATCTTTTCGCATAACGTGCTGGACCGCGCTAAAGAAGAAATTGAATTTATCGAAAAGAATAATATTCAGCCACTTTTTTATCTCGATAAGCAATACCCGGCGCGACTAAAAAACTGTGAGGACAGCCCCATCATGCTTTATCAAAAAGGCCACACCGACCTCAATACCGCCAAAGTGGTAAGCATCGTGGGCACGCGCAAGGCTACGGAGTATGGCAAAGAAATTTGTAACAAAATTGTAGAAGGTCTGGCTGGCTACAATGTGCTTGTGTTAAGCGGGCTGGCTTATGGCATCGACACATGTGCGCACAAAGCTGCGCTGGATCATGGTCTTCACACCGCTGCGGTGCTGGGCCATGGGCTCGACAGGATTTATCCTTATCTCAACAAACCTTTGTCAGAAAAGATTTGTGATCACGGGGCACTCCTCGCCGAATTTATGAGCCAGACCCTTCCCGACCGGGAGAACTTCCCCAAACGCAACCGCATCATCGCCGGTATGTCCGACGCCGTGGTAGTGGTAGAAGCTGCCCTCTCGGGCGGAGCACTGATTACTGCTGAGATTGCCAATAGCTATAACCGCGACGTCTTTAGCGTGCCGGGGCGCCTTGGCGATGTTTTTTCGGAAGGGTGCAATAAGTTGATCAAAATAAACAAAGCTGCTTTGTTGCAATCGGCCGAGGATATTGCTTACATCATGGGGTGGCAACGCAAGGAAAATATGCAGACAGGCATACAGCGGCAACTTTTTGTAGAGCTTACCCCGCTCGAAGAAAGCATTGTAAATATGCTGCGCAACGCCGACACGCTGGGGCTTGACGAGATGAGTCTGGCTTTGTCGCTACCCGTAAACAAAGTAAGCAGCACGCTGCTCACGCTCGAATTTCAGGGTTTGGTGCGCGCACTGCCCGGCAGCCTTTACCGCCTCAACCGGTAA
- the mrdA gene encoding penicillin-binding protein 2: protein MVQKKIFENRKFVVSAIVIAAGLIFVIRLFYVQIINEKYVLSANNNVLRYEVQYPARGLVLDRNGELLVYNEAAYDLMVVPRLVKNPDTTEFCSLLDISCQEFRKRLQKARSYSMHKPSIFVEQVSKEQYGFIEERLYKYPGFFVQSRTLRKYPQPSAAHTLGYIGEVSPAEIEANPYYKSADYIGKSGIEKSYENTLRGKKGMRISMVDVFNRVKGRYMEGHYDSTSIAGNDLFITIDANLQAYGELLMANKKGSIVAIEPATGEILALISSPSYDPNLLIGRVRSKNYNMLSTDSLVPLFNRALLAMYSPGSTFKLVDALVGQQEGVINPSTAFPCAGVGALPIRCSHNHASPLQLIESIEQSCNPYYWSVFKAIIDNPAYGGSTRRAYEKWRQYLLSFNLGKTFNTDLLVERSGNVPEPEYYDKYFGKNVWRSMTIRSLSIGQGELLVTPLQLANFAALVANRGFYYDPHIGKVIVKNRVRTPIEFTRHNTMVEPRHFEPVVEGMRRVFAGSHGTARYYAHDSISMGGKTGTVQNPHGENHSIFIAFAPIDNPKIAIAVVVENAGYGSTFAAPIATLMMMKYLLGDFKPPWFEKKMLETNLID from the coding sequence ATGGTCCAGAAGAAGATATTTGAAAACCGAAAATTTGTAGTTTCTGCAATTGTTATTGCAGCGGGTCTGATTTTCGTTATACGGCTATTTTACGTCCAGATCATCAATGAAAAGTATGTGCTCTCAGCCAACAACAATGTGTTGCGTTACGAGGTGCAATATCCTGCGCGTGGGTTGGTTTTGGACCGCAATGGCGAATTGCTGGTTTACAACGAAGCTGCCTACGACCTGATGGTGGTGCCGCGGCTTGTAAAAAATCCCGACACAACTGAGTTTTGTAGCCTGCTGGATATTTCGTGCCAGGAGTTCCGCAAGCGTTTGCAGAAAGCACGCAGCTACTCCATGCACAAGCCAAGCATTTTTGTAGAGCAGGTGAGCAAGGAGCAATATGGTTTTATCGAGGAGCGTCTGTATAAATATCCGGGCTTTTTTGTTCAGTCGCGTACTTTGCGTAAATATCCACAACCCTCGGCTGCACATACGTTGGGCTACATTGGCGAAGTAAGCCCGGCAGAAATCGAAGCCAATCCTTATTATAAATCTGCCGATTACATCGGCAAAAGTGGCATCGAGAAATCTTACGAAAACACTTTGCGTGGTAAAAAAGGTATGCGCATCTCGATGGTAGATGTTTTCAACCGCGTGAAAGGTCGCTATATGGAAGGTCACTACGACTCCACCTCCATTGCCGGCAACGACCTTTTCATTACCATCGATGCGAACCTTCAGGCTTATGGCGAGCTACTCATGGCCAACAAAAAGGGGAGCATCGTAGCCATCGAACCTGCCACTGGCGAAATCCTGGCGCTGATCTCCAGCCCATCCTACGATCCCAATTTGCTCATCGGAAGGGTGCGCAGCAAAAATTATAATATGCTCTCCACCGATTCGCTGGTGCCACTTTTCAACAGAGCCTTGCTGGCCATGTATTCCCCCGGAAGCACATTCAAATTGGTGGATGCACTGGTGGGCCAGCAGGAAGGTGTTATCAATCCTTCCACGGCTTTTCCGTGTGCTGGCGTTGGCGCATTACCTATCAGATGCAGTCACAACCACGCCTCGCCATTGCAGTTGATCGAATCTATCGAGCAATCTTGTAATCCATATTACTGGAGTGTTTTCAAAGCCATCATCGACAATCCGGCGTATGGCGGTTCCACCCGCAGAGCTTACGAAAAGTGGCGGCAGTATTTGCTGAGTTTTAATCTGGGGAAAACTTTCAATACCGACCTGCTTGTCGAACGCAGTGGCAACGTGCCCGAACCTGAATATTACGACAAGTATTTTGGCAAAAATGTGTGGCGCAGCATGACCATCCGTTCGCTTTCTATCGGGCAGGGCGAGCTGCTGGTAACGCCGTTGCAGCTAGCCAATTTCGCGGCGCTTGTCGCAAATCGTGGGTTTTATTACGACCCACACATTGGGAAAGTTATCGTAAAAAATCGCGTGCGCACCCCAATCGAATTTACCCGTCATAACACGATGGTTGAGCCGCGGCATTTCGAGCCTGTGGTCGAAGGGATGCGGCGTGTGTTTGCTGGTAGCCATGGTACAGCGCGTTACTACGCCCACGACAGTATTAGTATGGGTGGGAAAACAGGAACGGTTCAAAATCCTCACGGCGAAAATCACAGCATTTTTATTGCCTTTGCGCCCATCGATAATCCCAAAATTGCCATCGCAGTGGTGGTCGAAAACGCCGGCTATGGCTCTACCTTTGCTGCACCTATTGCTACCCTGATGATGATGAAATATCTTTTGGGCGATTTTAAGCCGCCCTGGTTTGAAAAGAAAATGCTCGAAACCAATTTAATAGACTAA
- a CDS encoding acyltransferase gives MKPLFLQQVFEIEDDDSFNELALKIFRYQYDGNDIYRSFVDHLKVNVGRINRMEQIPFLPIEFFKTHRIVTGSYAPAGHFESSGTTQITTSRHYFPDLAMYEKSFLHGFERFYEPIDNFNILALLPSYLQQKHSSLVYMVNKLIEKTGKKESGFYLDNYAALAEKLDALHNAGQPVMLIGVTYALLDLIENYDVKHTKPIVVETGGMKGRRPEMVREELHRQLTEGFGVNSIHSEYGMTELFSQAWSAGSGLFDTPPWMKIIIREVNDPLSLAATGKTGGINVIDLANQHSCCFIATRDLGKIHRDSTFEVLGRFDHADVRGCNLLVN, from the coding sequence ATGAAACCTCTATTCCTTCAGCAAGTTTTCGAGATCGAAGATGATGATAGCTTCAACGAGCTGGCGTTAAAAATATTTCGCTATCAATACGATGGCAACGACATTTACCGCTCCTTTGTGGATCATCTCAAAGTAAATGTCGGTCGGATAAATCGCATGGAGCAGATTCCATTTTTACCTATCGAATTTTTTAAAACACACCGCATCGTCACCGGCAGCTACGCTCCCGCCGGACATTTCGAAAGCAGCGGTACCACACAAATTACCACAAGCCGGCATTATTTTCCTGATTTGGCAATGTATGAAAAATCTTTCCTGCACGGCTTTGAGCGGTTTTATGAACCTATCGACAACTTTAACATCCTGGCGCTTTTGCCATCTTATCTTCAGCAAAAGCATTCGTCGTTGGTTTACATGGTCAACAAACTCATCGAAAAAACCGGAAAGAAGGAAAGTGGTTTTTATCTGGATAATTACGCGGCTTTGGCCGAAAAGCTCGACGCTTTGCACAACGCCGGACAGCCGGTGATGCTGATAGGTGTAACGTATGCATTGCTCGATTTGATCGAAAATTACGACGTTAAACACACCAAACCCATCGTGGTGGAAACCGGTGGCATGAAAGGACGGCGCCCCGAAATGGTTCGGGAGGAGCTGCACCGCCAGCTTACTGAAGGTTTCGGCGTAAACAGCATTCATTCAGAATATGGCATGACCGAACTCTTTTCGCAGGCCTGGTCGGCAGGCAGCGGCCTTTTCGATACGCCACCGTGGATGAAAATAATAATACGAGAAGTGAACGACCCCCTATCGTTGGCCGCCACAGGAAAAACCGGAGGCATCAACGTCATCGACCTGGCTAATCAGCATTCGTGCTGTTTTATCGCTACACGCGATCTGGGAAAAATACACAGAGATAGCACCTTCGAAGTGCTTGGCCGCTTCGACCACGCCGACGTAAGAGGCTGTAATCTATTGGTCAATTGA
- the rodA gene encoding rod shape-determining protein RodA: MSSRNNIFSNIDWWMVLLYLVMVLLGWLNIYAAIYEEEHNSIIDLSQRYGKQMIFIGSSLLLALVILLTDAKFFSTFSMVIYLATIAMLVGVLLFGKEIAGSKSWFQIGSFSLQPAEFAKFATCLAVANYLGGSNIDFRKFSSVFKAFLILAIPAGLILLQNDTGSALVYAAFIFVFYREGMTGQVLIIALIVIFLFLMALLIEQWIIIAGLVLLSVLFLILMRRTLRSVAILITFLVLASGFVFSVDYAFDNILEPHHRTRINVLLGKETDTKGAGYNVNQSLIAIGSGGFAGKGFLNGTQTKYNFVPEQSTDFIFCTVGEEWGFIGSTLVVALFVLLIVRIILHSERQRSAFGRVYGYGVASILFFHFAVNIAMTLGLFPVIGIPLPFFSYGGSSLWAFTILLFIFIKLDANRLNIL; the protein is encoded by the coding sequence GTGAGTTCACGCAACAACATATTCAGCAATATCGACTGGTGGATGGTTCTGCTCTATCTTGTGATGGTTTTGCTGGGATGGCTCAACATTTATGCAGCCATTTACGAAGAGGAGCATAATTCTATTATCGATCTGTCGCAGCGTTATGGCAAGCAGATGATCTTTATCGGAAGCTCGTTGTTGCTGGCATTGGTCATACTGCTCACCGATGCAAAGTTTTTCTCTACCTTTTCGATGGTCATTTATTTGGCAACAATAGCTATGCTGGTGGGCGTGCTGCTATTTGGTAAAGAAATCGCGGGCAGCAAGTCGTGGTTTCAGATCGGCAGCTTTTCGCTCCAGCCGGCCGAGTTTGCCAAATTTGCAACCTGCTTGGCGGTAGCCAATTATCTGGGTGGCTCCAACATCGACTTTCGTAAATTCAGCTCTGTTTTTAAAGCATTCCTTATTCTGGCCATTCCGGCAGGACTTATCCTACTGCAAAACGATACAGGCTCGGCGTTGGTGTACGCTGCTTTCATCTTTGTTTTTTATCGCGAAGGGATGACCGGTCAGGTGCTTATCATCGCATTAATCGTCATCTTTTTATTTTTGATGGCGCTGCTCATCGAACAGTGGATAATCATAGCCGGTCTGGTGTTGTTATCAGTGCTTTTTCTGATTTTGATGCGACGAACTTTGCGAAGCGTTGCTATCCTGATAACATTTCTGGTGCTGGCTTCCGGATTTGTGTTTTCGGTGGATTATGCTTTCGATAATATCCTTGAGCCGCATCATCGCACACGTATCAATGTGTTGCTTGGTAAAGAAACCGATACCAAAGGTGCCGGCTACAACGTCAACCAGTCGCTTATCGCAATAGGATCGGGAGGCTTTGCAGGAAAAGGGTTTCTGAATGGTACCCAAACCAAGTATAATTTCGTACCAGAACAAAGCACCGATTTCATTTTTTGCACTGTGGGCGAAGAGTGGGGATTTATCGGCAGCACGTTGGTGGTGGCGCTATTTGTATTGCTCATCGTGCGCATCATTCTGCACTCCGAACGACAACGCTCCGCCTTTGGCCGCGTCTATGGCTATGGTGTAGCGTCCATTCTGTTTTTCCATTTCGCCGTCAATATCGCCATGACGCTGGGACTCTTCCCGGTAATTGGCATCCCATTGCCCTTCTTTAGTTACGGCGGCTCCTCGCTGTGGGCTTTCACTATCCTTCTCTTTATCTTCATAAAGCTCGATGCAAACCGGCTGAATATCCTCTAG
- a CDS encoding nucleotidyltransferase domain-containing protein, with amino-acid sequence MKIIDKNIDRIRALCNEHRVAQLFVFGSVLSDRFDDASDVDFLVDFAGVDLYDYADNYFDFKKSLENVLRREVDLLEGKAVKNPYLLESINASKQLIYG; translated from the coding sequence ATGAAGATTATCGACAAAAATATTGATAGAATCAGGGCTTTATGCAATGAGCATAGAGTGGCTCAGCTATTTGTATTTGGTTCAGTATTGAGTGATCGTTTTGATGATGCAAGTGATGTCGACTTTCTGGTTGATTTTGCAGGGGTAGATTTGTACGATTATGCGGATAATTATTTTGATTTTAAAAAATCGTTGGAAAATGTACTCAGGAGGGAGGTAGACTTGCTTGAAGGGAAAGCCGTTAAAAATCCATATCTTCTTGAATCGATAAATGCTTCAAAACAATTGATCTATGGATAA